One window of Mauremys reevesii isolate NIE-2019 linkage group 4, ASM1616193v1, whole genome shotgun sequence genomic DNA carries:
- the LOC120404064 gene encoding E3 ubiquitin-protein ligase rnf213-beta-like, producing the protein MRGLQFRISNQQAIISRYSYNTCLAMAKFMELLPLDSHAKFSALVEGGQLISRASLQAALDGADVATRVSKGLYKLLIELCILRHIQSPDGMVWKCRESHLYLIEYLVRGKGISSTRKKEMTSEMEKRFLNLLPAVKCISPIEVLEMLKNNRSGAPAEVEQQLLDSDMFRGDAFQRSYQYISRYQQKANLDSFCFTPGKIEGTQEECLSLLLKSCGRKNPSWTELSNFTRFLNLQLMKCENSVFCSSKLAREGFKGFKAFVIKFMITMSKDFALPSLAMADESSPSEEEKMDEDSVLGGYQLRRKWEQESHPYIIFHADNHSMEFLGFHINRSFDAIDAHSQAVLEEKVIDPRLYRTLEAQKVPFNKKFEDLSRQEQLETLCSVFGVRSSQDPDESYQLTLDNTMKMLAIHLRFQCGIPVIIMGETGCGKTKLVQFMCSLQRAGRDVQNMMLVRVHGGTSSKIIHQKVKEAIELAHYNEERHNMDTVLFFDEANTTEAVFAIKEVLCDQSVNGEPISTTRLKVVAACNPYKRHTKETIEKLEKAGLGYRVRSEDTLEKLGFIPLRQLVYRVQPLPPSMLPLVWDFGELNEKTQSLYIRQIVKSIVKDKLPKENMDVFTSVISTSQKFLREKKEECRIVSLRDIERCMGVLLWFYNLRDLLFPLIDEKKSEAQQSKGYDPSIHALAKGCEKDQIFALNEAQRSLLLAVGVCYYVSLESRQDYLKEIAKCFSVPESLLQLEIVLCQEVFLDNLSVPKTTARNDALRENIFMMVICMDLRVPLFLVGKPGSSKSLSKTIAADAMQGRLSKTRLFKRCKQIQLVSFQCSPHSKPEGIISTFKQCAQFQRGQKLEEFASVVILDEIGLAEDSPEMPLKTLHPLLEDGCVDDEAPEPYKKVGFVGISNWALDPAKMNRGLLVFRTDLNKDELVKTAKGICADDLHVTKIEHLFPSLADFYCEVLKEQSMEFFGLRDFYSLIKMILSYAKDIKSISEEEKLIAKAILRNFGGSKDLNPLALFRNYSPISLPSNLETSHTVHLLQENLDKKQTGFVSRYLLLLTTNHAAFQIIQMTNLMDIENCDIIFGSGFPRDQEYSQVCRSVNRVKICMETGRPVILLNIHNLYESLYDALNQCFVRLGGNYYVDLGLGTHRVKCRVKEEFRLIVIEEKNVVYTQFPTPLLNRLEKYCLEMNTILHWQQKRLTTQLNEWAKLFVTIENMDFCCTRPADLAPKECDVFIGFSDDTAATVVLQCCPSGLQGISLSSEESVLAASKSKLIECATPDSILRLKYSPLEDTEQIQDLYFGKQKHNGLIDILKVAVNQQSNTDGTNGLCLETNQ; encoded by the exons ATGAGGGGATTACAATTCCGAATATCCAACCAGCAGGCCATCATCAGCAGGTATTCGTACAACACCTGCTTGGCGATGGCTAAATTCATGGAGTTGCTTCCCTTGGACTCCCATGCCAAGTTTTCAGCGTTGGTTGAGGGAGGGCAACTGATCTCAAGGGCGTCCCTTCAGGCGGCCCTGGACGGGGCAGATGTGGCCACCAGG GTCTCGAAGGGTCTTTACAAATTACTGATTGAGTTGTGCATTCTGAGACacatccaaagccctgatggcaTGGTCTGGAAGTGCAGAGAGTCGCATCTTTATTTGATTGAATACCTGGTGAGAGGAAAAGGCATAAGCAGCACAAGAAAAAAAGAG ATGACGAGTGAAATGGAGAAAAGATTTCTAAATCTCCTTCCAGCTGTGAAATGCATATCACCAATAGAAGTACTAGAGATGCTTAAAAATAACCGTTCTGGAGCGCCTGCTGAAGTGGAACAACAGCTACTGGATAGTGACATGTTCAGGGGTGATGCCTTCCAAAGGTCATACCAGTACATCAGCAGATACCAGCAAAAGGCCAATCTAGACAGCTTCTGTTTCACCCCTGGGAAGATTGAAGGGACCCAGGAAGAGTGTCTGAGTCTTTTGTTGAAGTCTTGTGGGAGAAAGAACCCTTCCTGGACTGAGCTCAGCAACTTCACGCGCTTCCTAAACCTCCAGCTGATGAAGTGTGAAAACTCAGTGTTCTGCAGTAGCAAATTAGCCAGAGAGGGATTTAAGGGCTTCAAGGCGTTTGTGATAAAATTTATGATCACCATGTCCAAGGACTTTGCTTTGCCATCCCTAGCCATGGCAGATGAAAGCTCACCCAGTGAAGAGGAGAAAATGGACGAGGACAGTGTATTGGGAGGGTACCAGTTAAGACGCAAGTGGGAGCAAGAGTCTCATCCCTACATAATTTTCCATGCTGACAACCACTCCATGGAGTTCTTGGGTTTCCATATCAATCGGAGTTTTGATGCTATTGATGCACATTCACAGGCTGTTTTAGAGGAGAAGGTTATTGATCCACGTTTATATCGCACCCTTGAGGCTCAGAAAGTCCCTTTTAATAAAAAGTTTGAAGATCTGTCCAGGCAAGAACAGCTAGAAACTCTCTGCAGCGTATTCGGTGTGAGAAGCTCCCAAGACCCAGATGAATCCTACCAACTGACCCTGGACAATACCATGAAAATGCTGGCCATTCACCTGAGGTTCCAGTGTGGGATCCCCGTGATCATCATGGGCGAAACAGGCTGTGGGAAGACCAAGTTGGTGCAGTTTATGTGCAGCTTGCAAAGAGCAGGAAGGGATGTTCAGAATATGATGCTAGTGCGCGTTCATGGAGGCACCAGCTCCAAAATCATCCACCAGAAAGTCAAGGAAGCCATCGAGCTGGCGCACTACAATGAAGAGAGACACAACATGGACACGGTGCTGTTCTTTGATGAAGCCAACACCACCGAAGCCGTGTTTGCAATTAAAGAGGTCCTATGTGACCAGAGTGTGAATGGAGAGCCAATCTCCACCACGCGCTTAAAAGTGGTGGCTGCTTGCAACCCTTACAAAAGGCACACCAAGGAAACCATTGAGAAGCTAGAGAAAGCCGGCTTGGGGTACAGAGTTCGGAGTGAAGACACCCTAGAAAAGCTGGGCTTCATCCCTTTGAGGCAGCTGGTGTATCGGGTGCAGCCTCTTCCACCGAGCATGTTGCCTCTCGTCTGGGACTTTGGGGAACTAAATGAAAAGACTCAGAGTCTGTACATCAGACAGATTGTTAAATCCATCGTGAAAGACAAGCTTCCCAAAGAGAACATGGATGTTTTTACCTCCGTCATTTCCACCTCCCAGAAGTTTttaagagagaagaaagaggaaTGCAGAATCGTCAGTCTCCGGGACATAGAGCGCTGCATGGGGGTGCTGCTGTGGTTTTATAACTTAAGAGATCTGCTTTTTCCTCTTATCGACGAAAAAAAGAGTGAGGCTCAACAGTCAAAGGGCTATGACCCATCCATTCATGCCCTTGCAAAGGGGTGTGAGAAAGATCAAATATTTGCATTAAATGAAGCACAAAGATCTCTGCTTCTTGCAGTTGGAGTTTGCTATTATGTATCTCTCGAGAGTCGCCAAGATTATCTGAAAGAGATAGCGAAATGCTTCTCTGTGCCTGAATCCCTGCTTCAGCTAGAGATTGTACTTTGCCAAGAGGTGTTCCTGGATAACCTCTCTGTTCCCAAGACAACAGCACGGAACGATGCCCTAAGGGAAAACATCTTCATGATGGTCATATGCATGGACCTGAGAGTGCCGCTGTTCCTTGTCGGGAAGCCAGGTAGCTCCAAATCCCTGTCTAAGACCATAGCTGCTGACGCAATGCAGGGCAGATTATCTAAAACAAGATTGTTCAAACGGTGCAAGCAGATCCAGCTGGTGTCATTCCAGTGCAGCCCTCATTCCAAGCCCGAAGGAATCATCTCCACTTTCAAACAATGTGCACAGTTCCAAAGGGGCCAGAAACTGGAGGAGTTTGCCTCTGTGGTTATCCTGGATGAGATAGGCCTTGCAGAAGACTCACCTGAGATGCCCCTGAAGACACTGCATCCTCTTCTTGAAGACGGTTGCGTTGATGATGAGGCCCCAGAACCGTACAAAAAAGTTGGCTTTGTTGGCATTTCGAACTGGGCTCTGGATCCTGCTAAAATGAACCGGGGCCTCCTTGTGTTCCGGACCGATCTCAACAAAGACGAGCTGGTGAAGACAGCCAAGGGAATCTGTGCTGATGATCTGCATGTTACCAAGATTGAGCATTTGTTCCCCTCTCTGGCTGACTTCTATTGTGAGGTGTTAAAAGAACAGTCCATGGAATTTTTTGGGCTCCGTGACTTCTACAGCCTCATCAAAATGATACTGTCCTATGCCAAGGACATAAAAAGCATCTCCGAAGAAGAAAAGCTCATTGCAAAAGCAATTCTGAGAAACTTTGGAGGTTCAAAAGATCTGAATCCTTTAGCTCTGTTCAGAAACTACTCACCCATATCTCTGCCTTCCAACTTAGAAACCAGCCATACAGTTCATTTGTTACAGGAAAATTTAGACAAGAAACAGACTGGGTTTGTGTCTAGATACTTGTTGCTGTTAACAACAAACCACGCGGCTTTCCAGATCATACAGATGACCAACCTCATGGACATAGAGAACTGTGATATTATATTTGGCTCGGGTTTCCCGCGGGACCAAGAATATTCACAGGTGTGTCGGTCTGTTAACAGAGTGAAAATCTGCATGGAGACAGGCAGGCCCGTCATTCTCTTAAACATTCACAACCTGTACGAAAGCCTTTACGATGCACTGAACCAGTGCTTTGTCAGGTTAGGAGGGAACTATTATGTCGATCTTGGCCTTGGCACTCACAGGGTTAAATGCCGCGTGAAGGAGGAATTTAGGTTGATTGTGATTGAGGAGAAGAACGTGGTTTACACGCAGTTCCCCACCCCGCTGTTGAACAGGCTGGAGAAATACTGCTTGGAGATGAACACCATTCTGCACTGGCAGCAGAAGAGGCTGACGACACAGCTGAATGAATGGGCCAAGTTGTTCGTCACTATCGAGAACATGGATTTCTGCTGCACGAGGCCGGCAGACCTGGCTCCAAAGGAATGTGATGTTTTCATTGGTTTCAGCGATGACACTGCAGCCACTGTTGTTCTGCAGTGCTGTCCGAGTGGCCTTCAGGGGATCTCTCTGTCCAGTGAAGAGTCAGTCCTCGCAGCTTCGAAAAGCAAACTCATAGAGTGTGCAACCCCTGATTCCATCCTGCGCCTCAAATATTCTCCTCTGGAGGACACAGAGCAGATTCAGGACCTGTACTTTGGAAAGCAGAAGCACAATGGCCTGATTGACATTCTGAAGGTGGCAGTGAATCAACAGTCAAATACAGATGGCACCAATGGACTGTGCCTGGAG ACCAATCAGTAG